The sequence AGAACACGCCTTCGCTCGTCTGAGGCCGTAGGAGGTCGCGCCTCCCTCGGGGTCGTGTGCCCGCTTTCCGGTACGCCCACGAATCGTGACAAACTGGGTGCGTGACTCGACCAGGTTCTCGTCCTCCCGCGCGTTCCTCTGCAGTGGCCGCCGCCATGACCGGCGCAGTCGATCTGTCAGCACTCAAGGAGCGCGCCACCACCCCGCCCCCTGCACCCTCCGGAAACGGAGCCGCGCCCTCGGCCGCCGGTTCCGGGCTCGCCCCGGTCGTCGAGGTCACTGAGGCCAACTTCGAAGCCGAGGTGCTCGTCCGGTCCCAGCAGGTCCCGGTCGTCGTCGATCTCTGGGCCACCTGGTGTGAGCCGTGCAAGCAACTCTCGCCGCTGCTCGAGAAGTTGGCTCACGAGGCGGGTGGCACCTGGGTGCTTGCCAAGGTCGACGTCGACGCCAACCCGCGCATCGCCCAGGCATTCGGGGTCCAGTCTGTCCCGACGGTCGTTGCCATCGCGGCCGGGCAGCCCCTGGCGGACTTCCAGGGTGTGCAGCCCGAACCACAACTGCGTCAGTGGCTGGCCGCCATCGCGCAGGCTGTCGCCGGAAAGCTCAGCGGCCCTCCGTCGGATGGCGCAGACGCCGACCAGCCGGAACCGGAGGACCCCCGCTTCGTTGCTGCCGAGGCAGCCCTCGACGAAGGCGATCTGGCGGGCGCAGAAGCCGCATTCCAGCGCATCCTCGACGAGGAACCCGCCAACGCCGAAGCGCAGGGTGCGCTTCGGCAGGTTCGTTTCCTCGCCCGCGTGCAATCGGTGGATCCCTCTGCCGTAGCGGCGGCGGATGCGGCGCCCGACGATATCGATGCTCAGCTGCAGGCCGCCGACGTGGAGCTCTACTCGCAGGCCCCGGAGGCGGCTTTCGCCCGGTTGATCGGCGTGATTGCCCGGAGCGCCGGCGACGACAGGACGAGGGTCCGTACCCGCCTGGTCGAGCTGTTCGAGTTGTTCGACCCTGCCGAACCGGTGGTCATGGCGGCACGCAGGAAACTCGCGGCCGCGCTGTACTGACCGGTGCCCGGGGCGGGTCAGCGGTAGCGTCCCTCGCAAGCCTGCTCGCCGCCCAGCACCCCGGTGCGGAAGGCGTCGACCCGGGAGAACCCACTCGGAACGGTCTCGCCGTTGACATCGCTGGCGGCGAGCCCGTCGGTGAGCAGCCCCGACACTGCCTCGTCGAGGTCGCCGGGGGAAAGCCACACACTGCCTTCTTCCAGGGTGGCCGGATTTTCCGGGCTCAGTGCCGTGGTGATGACGCCGGACAAGCAGGCGGCGCGCAGAGCTGTCTGCGGTGAATGAAGGTCGTCTCCGCGATCCTTCTGCAGGGCCAGGGTGTACCGCGACGCCAGCAGAACGTATGCGTTGTAGTCGCCGGTCAGATCGGTCTGGAACAGCTCACGCCGGCCCAGCCGACCCGGTGTGCCACGCTCGGCAAGGGCATCGACACTGACGCCGATGGTGTTGCTCGCCGGACAGAACGACACCGGCTCGGTGACCTCGGCGTCTCTGCAACCGAGGTCCGCGCCGTCGAAGTTCAGCTCCGGCGGATCGTTGAGGTCGAAGATCTGCTGGAACGACGTGAAGAACGCCTCCAGCGACTCCTCGGTGACAGGTAGTTCACCGTCGTCGGATTCATCGGCAAAGAACTGAGGGAGGTCGGCACGGCGGGAATCGATCTCCTTCTCGTCGATGCGCGTACAGGGTGCGGGGCCGTCGGTGAATCCGATCTGCGTGGCGGTGACCCGCTCGAACGCCGAACCGTGAACATTGCCGGGGTCGCTGGGATCGGTATCGCCGATCGCGACCGCCGACGCCAGCACCTTGTTCAACCCGTCGGAGGTGTTCAACGTGAAGTGGGGTGACTTGTCTTCCGCGATGTGCCGCATGAATGCCCCGCCGAAGCAGTCGGCCTGCTGCTCGCGAACGATGCCCCCGCCCACCTCGACCTCGGCGATTCCCGCCTTGGTCTGAACGGCATGTCCGTACTCGTGGGCGAGGACGAAAACCGCGGCCACCACACCGAACTTCTCCACGACCTCGGGTAGGAGGAGCGCGCGGTCCCAGCCGATGGTGTGGTCGGTGCTGCAATACCCGGCATTGAGCAATTCTTCGGTGCTGTCCCCGCAGAACCGCGGACCGTCCGAATCCCGGGGGTCCCACGAAATCAGTTCTTCGACCGGTTCGAAGTCGCGATGGAACAGAGCGGGGAACTGGGTGCGCCAATAGGATTCGATGTCGCTGACAGCATTGGCGACCATCGTGTCGATCTCGCCGCCGTCGGTACCGGTGACGGGAAGGTCGGCGCCCGGCACCCCCTTCCGGGCCCCACTCGGCCCGGACGTGGCGTCCAGGCCGGCCACCTTGAAGGGATCGTCGTAGATGGAGGCGGCGTCGCCGTCGATCGATCGCGCGCAGCCGCACAGTATGACCAGGGCGAGCACACCCATACCCACGACCCACTGCCGACGTCTGGTCAACAACGCCGTGCTCTCATCAACGCTCCAGACTCATCCAGATCGCGCCGTTGGCCGGCAATGCCACCTCGGCAGAGGCGGGCCGCCCGTGCCATGGCTGCGAAGTTGCCGTCACTGCCCCGAGATTTCCCCAACCCGACCCCCCATAGATTTCGGCGTCGGTATTGAGGATCTCACGCCATGTGCCCAATTCGGGCAAGCCCACTCTATAACTGCCGTGTGGCGTACCCGAGAAATTGAACAGACACGCCACGATCGAACCGTCGGTGCCGTAGCGGAGGAAGCTGAGAACGTTGTTCGCGGTGTCATTGGCATCAATCCACGAGTAGCCGCCCGGGGACGTATCGAGCGTCCACAGCGCGGGATGCGCCCTGTAGGTGGCATTGAGATCGCTGATCAGTTTCAGGAGACCGCCGTGCAGGCGTCCGGTGTGGGGATCGTCGATTTCGTACCAGTCGAGGCTGCGCTCTTCCGACCACTCCCGCGTCTGGCCGAACTCCTGCCCCATGAACAGCAGTTGCTTGCCGGGGTGCGCCCACATGTACGCCAGCAGAGACCGGACACCCGCAGCTTTCGCATAGTCGTCCCCTGGCATCCGAGTCCACAACGTGCCCTTGCCGTGCACCACCTCGTCGTGGCTGATGGGCAGCAGATAATTCTCACTCCACGCATAGACGAGCGAGAAGGTGATCTCGTGGTGGTGATAGCTCCGATGGACGGGATCGTGACCGAGATACCCGAGGGTGTCGTGCATCCAGCCCATGTTCCATTTCATGCTGAATCCGAGACCGCCGATGTTCGTCGGGCGGGTGACACCGGGCCACGCCGTCGACTCCTCGGCAATCGTGACGACCCCAGAATGGTGCTTGTGGACTGTCGCGTTCATTTCCTGAAGGAAGTCGACTGCTTCGAGATTCTCCCGGCCACCGTGGATGTTGGGCGTCCAGCCGCCTTCCGGTCGCGAGTAGTCGAGGTAGAGCATCGACGCCACCGCATCGACGCGGAGCCCGTCCACATGGAACTCGTCGAGCCAGAACAGGGCATTGGCAACGAGGAAATTACGAACCTCGCGTCTGCCGAAGTCGAAGACGTAGGTTCCCCAGTCGAGCTGCTCACCGCGCCGGGGATCGCCGTGCTCGTACAGCGGGGTGCCGTCGAAACGGGCGAGCGCCCACTCGTCCTTCGGGAAATGGGCAGGTACCCAGTCGACGATCACGCCGATCCCCGACTTGTGGAGGCGGTCGACGAACCACCGGAAATCGTCGGGGGAGCCGAAGCGCGACGTGGGCGCATAGTACGACGTCACCTGGTAACCCCAGGATCCACCGAACGGGTGCTCGGCGACCGGCAGCAACTCCACGTGGGTGAAACCGCACTCGGTGACATAGGTGGCCAATTCCTCGGCCATGTCGCGGTAGCTCAACCCGGGACGCCACGAGGCGAGATGCACTTCGTACACACTCATCGGCGATTGTGTCGGGTCGGTGCTCGCCCGCTGCTCGAGCCACTCGGCGTCATCCCATTCGTGCGTACTGATCGCCACGCGGGACGCTGTCGCCGGCGGCACCTCCGTGGCGAACGCCATGGGGTCCGCCTTGTCCCGCACGCTTCCGTCGCGGCCGTGGACGCGGAACTTGTACAGCTCGCCGACCTCGATACCGGGAATGAACAGCTCCCAGACACCGGTGGAGCCGAGCACCCGCATGGGAAAGGTCTCGCCGCCCCAGCCGTCGAAGCTGCCGATCACGCTGACCCCACGGGCAGCCGGCGCCCAGACGGCAAACGACGTGCCGGTCACCGTTCCGTCCGGGGTGTCGTACGAGCGTCGGTGCGCCCCCAGAATTTCCCACAGGCGCTCGTGCCTGCCCTCCCCGAAGAGGTGCAGATCGAGCTCACCGAGGGTCGGCAGGAAGCGGTAGCCATCCGCCGCGAGGTCGGTGTGGCCGCCGGGC comes from Rhodococcus oxybenzonivorans and encodes:
- a CDS encoding neutral zinc metallopeptidase — encoded protein: MGVLALVILCGCARSIDGDAASIYDDPFKVAGLDATSGPSGARKGVPGADLPVTGTDGGEIDTMVANAVSDIESYWRTQFPALFHRDFEPVEELISWDPRDSDGPRFCGDSTEELLNAGYCSTDHTIGWDRALLLPEVVEKFGVVAAVFVLAHEYGHAVQTKAGIAEVEVGGGIVREQQADCFGGAFMRHIAEDKSPHFTLNTSDGLNKVLASAVAIGDTDPSDPGNVHGSAFERVTATQIGFTDGPAPCTRIDEKEIDSRRADLPQFFADESDDGELPVTEESLEAFFTSFQQIFDLNDPPELNFDGADLGCRDAEVTEPVSFCPASNTIGVSVDALAERGTPGRLGRRELFQTDLTGDYNAYVLLASRYTLALQKDRGDDLHSPQTALRAACLSGVITTALSPENPATLEEGSVWLSPGDLDEAVSGLLTDGLAASDVNGETVPSGFSRVDAFRTGVLGGEQACEGRYR
- a CDS encoding tetratricopeptide repeat protein; the protein is MTGAVDLSALKERATTPPPAPSGNGAAPSAAGSGLAPVVEVTEANFEAEVLVRSQQVPVVVDLWATWCEPCKQLSPLLEKLAHEAGGTWVLAKVDVDANPRIAQAFGVQSVPTVVAIAAGQPLADFQGVQPEPQLRQWLAAIAQAVAGKLSGPPSDGADADQPEPEDPRFVAAEAALDEGDLAGAEAAFQRILDEEPANAEAQGALRQVRFLARVQSVDPSAVAAADAAPDDIDAQLQAADVELYSQAPEAAFARLIGVIARSAGDDRTRVRTRLVELFELFDPAEPVVMAARRKLAAALY
- the glgB gene encoding 1,4-alpha-glucan branching protein GlgB → MAVQPPTAIAPDDADLDLLARCIHHNPHSVLGAHPHPDGTVIRVLRPRAESVEAVIGGKNFPLEHIAHGMWGALVPYRDLIDYRVSTTWPGGHTDLAADGYRFLPTLGELDLHLFGEGRHERLWEILGAHRRSYDTPDGTVTGTSFAVWAPAARGVSVIGSFDGWGGETFPMRVLGSTGVWELFIPGIEVGELYKFRVHGRDGSVRDKADPMAFATEVPPATASRVAISTHEWDDAEWLEQRASTDPTQSPMSVYEVHLASWRPGLSYRDMAEELATYVTECGFTHVELLPVAEHPFGGSWGYQVTSYYAPTSRFGSPDDFRWFVDRLHKSGIGVIVDWVPAHFPKDEWALARFDGTPLYEHGDPRRGEQLDWGTYVFDFGRREVRNFLVANALFWLDEFHVDGLRVDAVASMLYLDYSRPEGGWTPNIHGGRENLEAVDFLQEMNATVHKHHSGVVTIAEESTAWPGVTRPTNIGGLGFSMKWNMGWMHDTLGYLGHDPVHRSYHHHEITFSLVYAWSENYLLPISHDEVVHGKGTLWTRMPGDDYAKAAGVRSLLAYMWAHPGKQLLFMGQEFGQTREWSEERSLDWYEIDDPHTGRLHGGLLKLISDLNATYRAHPALWTLDTSPGGYSWIDANDTANNVLSFLRYGTDGSIVACLFNFSGTPHGSYRVGLPELGTWREILNTDAEIYGGSGWGNLGAVTATSQPWHGRPASAEVALPANGAIWMSLER